Proteins from one Flavobacterium sp. N2038 genomic window:
- a CDS encoding Na+/H+ antiporter — MENYTIIIFILAIIIGLSAFADKAKIPFPILLVIVGVAIGFIPTMNEIEINPEIIFLIFLPPLLYDASFNISPIDFKTNIHTIGTLSISLVFLTAMGIAVVARFIIPGMTWPLSFVLGSILSATDAVAAISITKGLKLSHKTVTILEGESLINDASALVAYRFAVAAVMGSSFYLWKATLQFVLLLGGGFFVGFVMAKILAFILNRVHKNVNVTISFMLLMPFVTYMIAEKLHVSGVIAVVFLGLAIARFSNKILPEPLKNSSKGLWDLIIFLLNGLIFILIGLNFRYVLKDIHNDMILPYIGYAFIITFVALLIRMGRIFLQKINLQKAFQNSKGKRKVSENALLDFGNSIILSWSGMRGIVSLAIALGLPKVLKDGSPFPERNAIIFISVAAVLITIIGQGLSLPWLVRKINSLKKKKSIWRNKTSTNPSQDHLIKSLV, encoded by the coding sequence ATGGAAAACTACACCATCATCATTTTTATACTGGCAATTATTATTGGCCTTTCTGCCTTTGCAGACAAAGCCAAAATACCCTTTCCTATACTTTTGGTTATTGTTGGTGTAGCAATTGGCTTTATTCCGACCATGAATGAAATAGAAATCAATCCTGAGATTATTTTCCTGATATTCCTTCCTCCATTATTGTATGACGCCTCATTTAATATTTCTCCAATCGATTTTAAAACAAATATTCATACCATTGGAACATTATCCATCTCGTTAGTTTTTCTTACCGCAATGGGAATTGCCGTAGTAGCACGTTTTATAATTCCGGGAATGACCTGGCCATTATCGTTTGTGCTGGGCTCTATTCTTTCTGCTACAGATGCCGTCGCTGCCATAAGTATTACCAAAGGCTTAAAACTCTCACATAAAACAGTAACCATATTAGAAGGCGAAAGCCTTATTAATGATGCATCAGCATTAGTCGCTTACCGATTTGCTGTTGCAGCTGTAATGGGTTCTTCTTTCTATCTATGGAAAGCTACTCTTCAATTTGTATTACTACTCGGAGGAGGATTTTTTGTTGGTTTTGTCATGGCAAAAATTCTGGCTTTTATATTAAACCGTGTTCATAAAAACGTAAATGTAACCATCAGTTTTATGCTGTTAATGCCTTTTGTTACCTACATGATTGCCGAAAAACTTCATGTTTCGGGCGTTATCGCTGTTGTTTTTCTTGGTCTGGCAATTGCTCGTTTTAGTAATAAAATACTACCTGAACCTTTAAAAAACAGTTCAAAAGGCCTGTGGGATCTTATCATTTTTCTATTAAACGGATTGATTTTCATCTTAATCGGACTTAATTTTCGATATGTCTTAAAAGATATCCATAACGATATGATATTACCCTATATTGGTTACGCCTTTATTATCACATTTGTCGCATTACTAATAAGAATGGGAAGGATATTTCTTCAGAAAATAAACCTCCAAAAAGCATTTCAAAATAGTAAAGGCAAAAGAAAAGTCAGCGAAAATGCTTTACTGGATTTTGGCAACAGCATAATTTTAAGCTGGTCTGGCATGCGAGGTATTGTATCACTTGCTATTGCGCTGGGATTACCAAAAGTTCTAAAAGATGGCAGTCCCTTCCCTGAGCGAAATGCTATCATTTTTATTTCTGTTGCTGCCGTACTTATTACAATTATTGGTCAGGGACTTAGTTTGCCATGGTTGGTAAGAAAAATAAATTCACTAAAAAAAAAAAAAAGCATTTGGAGAAATAAAACATCAACAAACCCATCTCAAGATCATCTCATTAAATCATTAGTTTAA
- a CDS encoding SRPBCC family protein: MTSDILSTTPDSEIVTTRILNFPQELVFKAWSDPEHLKNWWGPKGFTNTFNEFNFYEGGKWSFIMHGPEAGNYANECEFIKIDKPNLIAWKRHSKPLFQILTTFETVAENQTKVIFKMLFETVEECNKLKPFVVDKNEENFDKLENELSKMTL, translated from the coding sequence ATGACTTCAGATATTCTTTCTACAACTCCGGACTCAGAAATTGTTACCACACGAATTCTGAATTTTCCCCAAGAACTTGTTTTTAAAGCGTGGAGCGATCCTGAGCATTTAAAAAACTGGTGGGGACCAAAAGGCTTTACCAATACTTTTAATGAGTTTAACTTCTATGAAGGCGGAAAATGGAGCTTTATTATGCACGGCCCGGAAGCAGGAAATTATGCCAACGAATGCGAATTCATCAAAATAGACAAACCTAATCTTATCGCATGGAAACGTCATTCTAAACCATTATTTCAAATCTTGACTACGTTTGAAACTGTTGCTGAAAACCAGACAAAAGTAATTTTTAAAATGCTTTTTGAAACGGTTGAAGAATGCAATAAGCTCAAACCTTTTGTTGTCGATAAAAATGAAGAGAATTTTGACAAACTTGAAAATGAATTATCAAAAATGACATTGTAA
- a CDS encoding nuclease-related domain-containing protein: MDHFHTLNELINFRKNYHTNEQQIIDDHTLFVEEEKITLEKDIAELNTAIPQKKIDLTAKLKQQLDDFNQEIENLPDPNFKIIPTIKDYWFNLLICTKFWFAQIKYHFKIIQFNYEAKKILSQKNKRLEYISANFQNAVNESSYTYLLAFEKKKEIIESLNNTIYGAIGEQKVENMLKKLSDDYILINDFCCTFKPPIYNKSNHDHIHSIQIDHLLLSPAGIFLIETKNWSANSINNSNFRSPVQQILRTNFALYNLLDNEINKINKNFAQHYWGRKKVPIKNIVVFTNTKPIEEFQFVKILTLDELLPYIKYFNASFLVEETEMIADFLLKFSEQKQIHSKLSN, encoded by the coding sequence GTGGACCACTTTCATACTTTAAATGAACTGATTAATTTTCGGAAAAATTACCATACCAACGAACAGCAAATCATTGACGATCACACACTATTTGTAGAAGAAGAAAAAATAACGCTCGAAAAAGATATTGCTGAATTAAATACAGCAATTCCCCAAAAGAAAATCGATCTTACAGCAAAACTAAAACAGCAACTTGACGATTTTAATCAGGAAATTGAAAACCTCCCAGATCCAAATTTTAAAATTATTCCAACAATAAAGGATTATTGGTTTAACTTGTTGATTTGTACTAAATTTTGGTTTGCACAAATTAAATATCATTTCAAAATTATTCAATTTAATTATGAGGCAAAAAAAATACTTTCCCAGAAAAACAAACGCCTCGAATACATCTCTGCTAATTTTCAAAATGCTGTAAACGAAAGCAGCTATACATACTTACTGGCTTTTGAGAAGAAAAAAGAAATTATCGAAAGTCTAAACAATACGATTTACGGAGCAATTGGCGAGCAAAAAGTAGAAAATATGCTCAAAAAACTCTCAGACGATTACATACTGATAAATGATTTTTGCTGTACTTTTAAACCTCCAATTTACAACAAAAGCAACCACGACCATATTCATTCTATTCAAATTGACCATCTTCTTCTTTCTCCTGCTGGCATTTTCTTAATCGAGACAAAAAATTGGAGCGCCAACTCCATAAACAACTCAAATTTTCGATCTCCTGTTCAACAAATCCTTAGAACCAATTTTGCATTATACAACCTATTGGATAATGAGATTAACAAGATCAATAAGAATTTTGCACAACATTATTGGGGAAGAAAAAAAGTTCCGATCAAAAATATCGTTGTTTTTACTAATACAAAACCAATCGAGGAATTTCAATTTGTAAAAATTCTGACTTTAGACGAATTACTTCCTTATATAAAATACTTCAACGCAAGCTTTCTGGTTGAGGAAACAGAAATGATTGCTGATTTTCTGCTTAAATTTTCTGAACAGAAACAAATCCATTCTAAATTAAGCAATTAA
- a CDS encoding TlpA family protein disulfide reductase, protein MKKIICLTLLFTIQLFHAQNKIAKKPENVIIINNEISSMEQVQKYGNEGYVKSMAKGVTEEERNELAKKFGDKIGDKEFIIVVGIYTEQEKIENDKKNQSVVTEQKVPVKKEQYILNVNDTAKDFTLKLIDGKEVKLSDLKGKVVLVNFWATWCGPCLQEFYDIPSKILEPFKNDNFVLLAISIGETENVVAKKVAKLNNDGLHFNFGIDPNQKIWNDYATNSIPKNFLIDQNGVIKYTAMGNAEGNLDNIANEIKKLLSK, encoded by the coding sequence ATGAAAAAAATTATTTGCCTTACACTACTCTTCACAATACAACTTTTTCATGCACAGAATAAAATAGCAAAAAAACCTGAAAACGTTATTATAATCAATAATGAAATTTCGTCGATGGAACAAGTTCAAAAATATGGTAATGAAGGCTATGTTAAATCAATGGCTAAAGGCGTTACTGAAGAAGAAAGAAACGAATTAGCTAAAAAATTTGGCGATAAAATTGGCGATAAAGAATTCATAATAGTCGTTGGAATTTATACTGAACAGGAAAAAATCGAAAATGACAAAAAAAATCAATCTGTTGTAACTGAACAAAAAGTTCCGGTTAAGAAAGAGCAATATATATTGAACGTAAATGACACAGCAAAAGACTTTACTTTAAAACTAATAGACGGAAAAGAAGTAAAACTTTCTGATTTAAAAGGCAAAGTTGTTTTGGTTAATTTTTGGGCAACCTGGTGCGGACCATGCTTACAGGAGTTTTATGATATCCCGTCAAAAATTCTGGAGCCCTTTAAAAATGATAATTTTGTACTTTTGGCAATCTCAATTGGAGAAACTGAAAATGTAGTGGCAAAAAAAGTAGCAAAATTAAATAATGATGGTCTTCATTTTAATTTCGGTATTGATCCAAACCAAAAAATATGGAATGACTATGCTACAAACTCAATTCCTAAAAACTTCCTGATCGATCAGAACGGAGTTATAAAATATACCGCAATGGGAAATGCCGAAGGCAATTTAGATAACATCGCAAACGAAATCAAAAAACTACTTTCAAAATAG
- a CDS encoding DUF1203 domain-containing protein — protein sequence MKANFKIKPLNHMEFSGFFELTNLELEKIGAVKMTVDKFPGFPCRISLEDAEIGEEVILLPYKHHKTNSPYQSSGPIFIRKRAFTPIFETNQIPLMLNHRLLSLRGYDENGMMKEASVIEGITLKESISKIFENEKINYIHIHNARPGCYNCLVERA from the coding sequence ATGAAAGCAAATTTTAAAATAAAGCCTCTAAATCATATGGAATTTTCAGGCTTTTTCGAATTAACCAATTTAGAATTGGAGAAAATTGGAGCAGTAAAAATGACCGTTGATAAATTTCCGGGTTTTCCTTGCAGAATAAGCCTGGAAGATGCTGAAATTGGCGAAGAAGTCATTCTATTACCGTACAAGCATCACAAAACAAACTCGCCTTATCAGTCAAGCGGGCCAATTTTTATACGTAAAAGAGCCTTTACACCCATATTTGAAACCAACCAAATTCCACTTATGCTTAATCATAGATTACTTTCGTTACGTGGTTATGACGAAAATGGCATGATGAAAGAAGCGTCTGTAATAGAAGGAATTACTCTCAAAGAAAGCATTAGTAAAATTTTTGAAAACGAAAAAATAAATTACATTCATATCCATAATGCAAGACCAGGCTGTTACAATTGCTTAGTTGAAAGAGCATAA
- a CDS encoding acyl-CoA thioesterase yields the protein MASFIKEISFRWSDLDPNFHVRHSAYYDFGAQHRIEILEELGLTLRVMQTQGFGPVLFREECVFRKELKLSDKIFIHTKTSKMKADASRWSIIHEFRREDDTLCATITVDGAWMDTKLRKLANPTPEIAIEALSIFPKSDDFVGL from the coding sequence ATGGCTTCATTTATTAAAGAGATTTCTTTTCGCTGGTCAGATCTTGACCCAAATTTTCACGTTCGTCACAGTGCTTATTACGATTTTGGTGCACAGCACCGTATCGAAATTTTAGAAGAATTAGGACTGACTTTACGAGTGATGCAAACGCAGGGTTTTGGACCGGTTTTATTTAGAGAAGAATGTGTTTTTAGAAAAGAACTAAAACTTTCAGACAAAATATTTATTCATACCAAGACATCAAAAATGAAAGCCGATGCTTCGCGCTGGTCAATCATCCACGAGTTTAGAAGAGAAGATGATACACTTTGCGCAACAATTACCGTTGATGGTGCATGGATGGACACAAAATTGAGAAAACTGGCCAATCCAACGCCGGAAATTGCAATCGAAGCTTTGAGCATTTTTCCTAAAAGCGATGATTTTGTCGGGTTATAA
- a CDS encoding mechanosensitive ion channel family protein yields MIDYEKDFRIAIIIAIIAITTILLGAITDKVLRYFLYRKLNDKEYDATGFRFLKHLIITVIYILGFAFALIQIPEFKIIGHSFLAGAGVISLVAGLASQQALSNIVSGVFLVIFKPFKINDKITINNFVGTVEDINLRQVVLKDAENNRIIIPNSVISNQIIVNTNMHDTKCCKIIEIRVGYESNIEKALEIMQDEIAKHPLFIDTRTAETKKQKAPLVVARVVALADSSVNLKAWAWAKNSTEGFVMYCDLLQSIKKRFDEADIDIPYPQRVVTIKK; encoded by the coding sequence ATGATTGATTACGAAAAAGACTTTAGAATAGCTATTATCATAGCCATTATTGCCATTACTACAATTCTTTTAGGAGCCATTACAGACAAAGTGCTTCGCTATTTTTTATACCGAAAACTAAACGATAAAGAATATGACGCAACCGGATTTAGGTTTTTAAAACATTTAATTATAACTGTAATTTACATTTTGGGGTTTGCTTTTGCTTTAATCCAGATTCCCGAATTTAAAATTATCGGACATTCCTTTTTAGCTGGTGCCGGAGTAATTTCTTTAGTAGCCGGTTTAGCTTCGCAACAAGCTTTAAGCAATATTGTAAGCGGTGTGTTTTTAGTTATTTTTAAACCGTTTAAAATCAATGACAAAATCACAATCAATAATTTTGTCGGTACTGTAGAAGACATTAATTTAAGACAAGTTGTTCTGAAGGATGCTGAAAACAACCGAATCATAATTCCAAATTCAGTTATTAGCAATCAAATTATTGTCAACACTAATATGCATGATACCAAATGTTGTAAAATAATCGAAATTAGAGTAGGTTATGAATCCAATATCGAAAAAGCGCTTGAAATCATGCAAGACGAAATTGCTAAACATCCCCTTTTTATAGATACCAGAACAGCCGAAACAAAAAAACAAAAAGCTCCGCTGGTTGTAGCAAGAGTTGTGGCTCTTGCGGATTCAAGTGTAAATTTGAAAGCGTGGGCCTGGGCAAAAAATTCTACAGAAGGTTTTGTTATGTATTGCGATTTACTGCAAAGCATTAAAAAACGTTTTGACGAGGCCGATATCGATATTCCGTATCCACAAAGAGTGGTGACCATTAAAAAATAA
- a CDS encoding DUF1398 domain-containing protein has translation MFTIEQIKEAHAKVKTGADFPNYIQDLIILGVKGYDTFVSDGHVEYYGVNNYSATSDEKYSPISIAPNVNKELFIEFLVKHQHGETDYLTFCNHAGQCGIAKWRVDIIEMTCTYFDSAENEILIEKIPS, from the coding sequence ATGTTTACAATCGAGCAAATAAAAGAAGCACACGCTAAAGTAAAAACCGGTGCCGATTTTCCAAATTATATACAAGACTTAATCATTTTGGGTGTAAAAGGTTATGACACTTTTGTAAGCGATGGACACGTCGAATATTATGGTGTAAATAACTACTCTGCAACATCAGATGAAAAATACAGTCCAATTAGTATTGCTCCAAACGTTAATAAAGAGCTTTTCATTGAGTTTTTAGTAAAACACCAACATGGTGAAACAGATTATCTTACATTTTGCAATCATGCTGGTCAATGTGGTATTGCAAAATGGAGAGTTGATATTATCGAAATGACCTGCACTTACTTTGATAGTGCCGAAAATGAAATACTTATCGAAAAAATTCCAAGCTAA
- a CDS encoding ThuA domain-containing protein, which yields MKLFDHQNDKTIRKGILVILFLISFTAISQHKKEKPKFKVIAFYTAQNDPAHISFVHEANKWFPQIAEKNHFEYDSTSNWENLNAAFLSKYQIVLFLDTRPEKTEQRAAFQKYMENGGGFIGFHFSAFALNDSSYPQNWNWYHNTLLGSGEYASNTWKPTPAVLRVENQDAITINIPKTFVSQPNEWYRWNNDLRKNPDIKILLAIDESSFPLGTGPKPNEIWHNGYYPVAWTNKNYKMLYVNMGHNDIDYEHGTKKTLSHTFENEIQNKLILNALLLFGNSKKINTTQNVK from the coding sequence ATGAAGCTTTTCGATCATCAAAATGATAAAACAATTAGAAAAGGTATTCTGGTGATACTTTTTCTAATTTCTTTTACCGCTATTTCTCAGCATAAAAAAGAAAAACCAAAATTTAAAGTCATCGCTTTTTATACTGCCCAAAATGATCCGGCACATATTAGTTTTGTTCACGAAGCCAATAAATGGTTTCCTCAAATAGCAGAGAAAAATCATTTTGAATATGACTCGACAAGTAATTGGGAGAATCTGAATGCAGCTTTTTTATCAAAGTATCAAATCGTTTTATTTCTGGATACAAGACCTGAAAAAACAGAACAACGTGCAGCATTTCAAAAATATATGGAAAATGGCGGTGGTTTTATCGGATTTCACTTTTCGGCTTTTGCATTAAACGATTCCTCTTATCCTCAAAACTGGAATTGGTACCACAATACCCTTTTAGGCTCGGGCGAATATGCTAGTAATACCTGGAAACCAACACCGGCAGTTTTAAGAGTAGAAAATCAGGACGCAATAACCATAAACATTCCTAAAACATTTGTATCGCAGCCAAACGAATGGTACAGATGGAACAATGATTTAAGAAAAAATCCGGATATAAAAATTTTATTAGCAATCGATGAAAGCAGCTTTCCATTAGGAACCGGACCAAAACCAAACGAAATATGGCATAACGGTTATTATCCTGTGGCATGGACCAATAAAAACTATAAAATGCTTTATGTAAACATGGGGCATAATGATATTGATTATGAACATGGTACCAAAAAAACCCTTTCGCATACTTTTGAAAACGAAATACAAAACAAACTAATTTTGAATGCCCTGCTTTTATTTGGAAACTCAAAAAAAATAAACACAACTCAAAATGTCAAATAA
- a CDS encoding sulfurtransferase, giving the protein MSNKLSPLIHPEELVQLQNSADIILIDARTGINAQENYQNEHLKGARFVDLNQDLATVEKDPANGGRHPLPSLEKFATVLSKIGISPTNHVIIYDAKNGSNAAARFWWMLRAIGHEKVQVLNGGLQSALQSGFPTSSEIEIFQNTTYPVQEWKLPLAAIEEVEKARKNDQNIVIDVRDKNRFDGLIEPLDLIAGHIPGAVNVPLTENLDENGFFKSSDELALKYKAIIGNKKPENTIVHCGSGVTACHTLLAMDYAGIPIPKLYVGSWSEWSRNDREMAVKK; this is encoded by the coding sequence ATGTCAAATAAACTTTCTCCACTTATACATCCTGAAGAATTAGTCCAGTTACAAAATTCAGCCGACATCATTTTAATTGATGCCCGCACAGGAATAAATGCTCAGGAAAATTACCAAAATGAACATCTAAAAGGTGCACGTTTTGTTGATTTAAATCAAGATCTGGCAACAGTCGAAAAAGATCCTGCAAATGGCGGAAGACACCCTCTTCCTTCTCTGGAAAAATTCGCTACAGTACTTTCTAAAATTGGAATCTCGCCCACAAACCACGTCATAATATATGATGCCAAAAACGGATCAAACGCCGCTGCAAGATTTTGGTGGATGCTGAGAGCGATTGGACATGAAAAAGTTCAGGTTTTAAACGGAGGTTTACAGTCAGCTCTTCAATCTGGTTTCCCAACAAGTTCTGAAATCGAAATTTTTCAAAACACAACTTATCCCGTTCAGGAATGGAAATTGCCATTGGCAGCTATTGAAGAAGTTGAAAAAGCGCGAAAAAATGATCAAAATATTGTAATTGATGTTCGTGACAAAAACAGGTTTGACGGACTCATAGAACCTTTAGATTTAATTGCAGGTCACATTCCCGGAGCTGTTAATGTACCGTTAACAGAGAATCTAGATGAAAATGGATTCTTCAAATCTTCAGATGAATTAGCTCTAAAATACAAAGCAATAATAGGAAATAAAAAACCGGAAAATACAATTGTGCATTGTGGTTCGGGCGTAACAGCCTGTCATACTTTACTGGCTATGGATTATGCCGGAATTCCTATTCCAAAATTATATGTGGGTTCCTGGAGCGAATGGTCCAGAAATGACCGCGAAATGGCAGTAAAAAAATAG
- a CDS encoding ATP-binding cassette domain-containing protein, whose product MQHWDILLSNQVNKKAFIDTLLSGEAKDELAVFNNQKGILFSDIAIEKFIEKEYQYDSVEAAPDSHRQLRTFSSGERKKEFLKYCISQKPDFIIFDNPFDHLDQPSRVTLAESLKELTNAIGIIQIINRMVDVLNFVPNKAEIKDNTFKLYPVSKTENHFKTLNTAAIPKAIDPHSFHESVLIKMENVSVSYDERKIVDKISWTIKQGEFWQLIGPNGAGKSTILSLITGDNPKGFGQDLFLFGRKKGSGESVWDIKKQIGIYATSMTDLFQKGHTLEQMILSGFFDSIGLYTEPTTHQQQIVSQWLEVIEMTALRKKRFIDLSIGQQRVALIVRAVLKHPPLLILDEPVEGLDDENVDLVIQLINTIKQETNVSILYVSHRIEAGLAPTSVFELVPTPTGSIGKIKYHSELN is encoded by the coding sequence ATGCAGCATTGGGATATACTTTTATCAAATCAGGTAAATAAAAAAGCTTTTATAGATACACTGCTTTCTGGCGAAGCCAAAGATGAATTAGCCGTTTTTAACAATCAAAAAGGCATTCTGTTTTCAGATATTGCCATTGAAAAATTTATCGAAAAAGAGTACCAATACGACAGTGTCGAAGCCGCTCCGGATTCACATCGTCAATTAAGAACATTTTCATCCGGAGAGCGCAAAAAAGAATTTCTAAAATACTGCATCAGCCAGAAACCCGATTTTATCATTTTTGATAATCCTTTTGACCACTTAGATCAACCTTCTCGTGTTACTCTTGCTGAATCTTTAAAAGAACTGACGAATGCTATTGGCATTATTCAAATAATTAACCGCATGGTTGATGTTTTAAATTTTGTTCCAAATAAAGCCGAAATCAAAGACAATACTTTTAAACTTTACCCGGTTTCAAAAACCGAAAATCATTTTAAAACCTTAAATACTGCTGCAATTCCCAAAGCTATTGATCCGCATTCCTTTCACGAAAGTGTATTAATTAAAATGGAAAACGTTTCTGTAAGCTATGACGAGCGCAAGATTGTAGACAAAATTTCGTGGACCATAAAGCAAGGTGAATTTTGGCAATTAATTGGCCCGAATGGTGCTGGAAAAAGTACTATTTTATCGCTTATAACGGGTGATAACCCAAAAGGGTTTGGTCAGGATTTATTTTTATTCGGAAGAAAAAAAGGCAGCGGAGAAAGCGTTTGGGATATTAAAAAACAAATCGGAATCTATGCCACTTCAATGACAGATTTGTTTCAGAAAGGACACACACTCGAGCAAATGATCTTATCCGGTTTCTTCGATTCTATCGGACTTTATACAGAACCAACCACACATCAACAGCAAATTGTATCGCAATGGCTCGAAGTTATAGAAATGACCGCTTTACGCAAAAAACGCTTTATAGATCTTTCTATTGGCCAGCAAAGAGTCGCACTTATTGTACGTGCCGTTTTAAAACATCCGCCATTATTAATTCTTGACGAACCAGTAGAAGGTTTGGACGATGAAAATGTAGATTTGGTAATTCAGCTTATCAATACCATAAAACAAGAAACAAACGTTTCTATATTATATGTATCACATCGTATTGAAGCCGGCCTCGCTCCTACTTCGGTTTTTGAACTTGTTCCAACACCAACAGGCTCAATCGGAAAAATAAAATATCACTCAGAATTAAATTAA
- a CDS encoding RluA family pseudouridine synthase yields MNNNIEENLDLEDELFEHYRFDVPKGQAFLRIDKYLMNLIQNATRNKIQNAATEGNIFVNDIPVKSNYKVKPFDVITVMLSHPPFENHILPEDLPINIVYEDDAFLLINKEPGMVVHPGHGNYTGTLVNALAHHFDNLPMNSSERPGLVHRIDKDTSGLLVVAKTEAAMTHLAKQFEAKTTEREYIALAWGNFAEDSGTIEGNLARHLKDRMQMAVFADPEIGKPAITHYKVLERFGYVTLISCKLETGRTHQIRAHMKHIGHPLFNDERYGGHLILKGTTFTKYKQFIDNCFKALPRQALHAKTLGFVHPNTGEMMRFDTELPQDFQDCIEKWRNYVKSHNVEEDEN; encoded by the coding sequence ATGAACAATAATATTGAAGAAAATTTAGATCTGGAAGACGAATTATTCGAACATTACAGATTTGATGTCCCTAAAGGTCAGGCGTTTTTACGTATTGACAAATACTTAATGAATTTGATTCAGAATGCAACGCGTAACAAGATTCAGAACGCTGCAACTGAAGGGAATATATTTGTAAATGATATTCCTGTAAAATCAAATTATAAGGTAAAACCATTTGATGTCATAACGGTTATGTTATCACATCCGCCGTTTGAAAACCATATTCTGCCGGAAGATCTTCCGATTAATATTGTTTACGAGGATGACGCTTTTTTATTAATTAATAAAGAGCCGGGAATGGTAGTACATCCGGGTCACGGAAATTATACCGGGACTTTGGTGAATGCTTTGGCGCATCATTTTGATAATTTGCCAATGAATAGCAGTGAGCGTCCAGGGCTTGTGCATAGAATTGATAAGGATACATCCGGACTTTTGGTTGTGGCAAAGACAGAAGCGGCCATGACGCATTTGGCTAAACAATTTGAAGCTAAAACTACAGAACGCGAATATATTGCGCTTGCATGGGGAAATTTTGCAGAAGATAGCGGAACGATTGAAGGAAACCTGGCAAGACATTTAAAAGACCGCATGCAAATGGCTGTTTTTGCTGATCCTGAGATTGGTAAACCTGCTATTACACATTATAAAGTTTTGGAGCGTTTTGGTTATGTAACTTTGATTTCCTGTAAACTGGAAACGGGAAGAACACACCAGATTCGTGCGCATATGAAACACATTGGACACCCGTTGTTTAATGATGAACGTTACGGCGGACATTTGATTCTGAAAGGAACGACTTTTACTAAATACAAACAGTTTATAGATAATTGTTTTAAAGCATTACCACGTCAGGCGTTGCATGCTAAAACACTTGGTTTTGTACATCCAAATACAGGAGAGATGATGCGTTTTGATACGGAATTGCCTCAGGATTTTCAGGATTGTATCGAAAAGTGGCGCAATTATGTGAAGTCGCATAATGTTGAAGAGGATGAGAATTAA
- a CDS encoding PASTA domain-containing protein encodes MSLRKYLTSRVFFLQVLSAVAIIAVLGYLFMHWLTFTTDHGHEIAVPNLSKLTEEQVEEKLDELDLDYVLLDSVDYRSEFPKYSVVEQDPLPGTKVKVGRKIYIKINASGFSSVRIPDLIEKTYREAVPTLKALGLEAGTITYIPNLGKDMVLEMRYKGRNLKVGDRVLKASKIDLVLGDGKASYVDDSQATDSTAVPAETPQDEQ; translated from the coding sequence ATGAGTTTACGTAAGTATTTAACTAGCCGGGTGTTTTTTTTACAAGTATTAAGTGCGGTTGCTATTATTGCGGTTTTGGGTTATTTGTTTATGCATTGGTTGACTTTTACAACTGATCACGGACATGAAATTGCGGTTCCGAATTTGTCTAAACTGACAGAGGAGCAAGTAGAGGAAAAACTGGATGAGCTGGATTTAGATTATGTACTTTTGGATAGTGTTGATTACCGAAGTGAATTTCCGAAATACAGTGTTGTTGAGCAGGATCCGTTGCCGGGAACGAAAGTAAAAGTAGGACGAAAAATATATATTAAAATTAATGCATCAGGTTTTTCATCTGTTAGAATTCCTGATTTAATTGAAAAAACATATCGCGAGGCAGTTCCTACTTTGAAAGCTTTAGGTCTTGAAGCGGGAACGATTACTTATATTCCGAATCTTGGAAAAGATATGGTATTAGAAATGCGTTACAAAGGAAGAAACTTAAAAGTAGGAGACCGAGTGCTGAAAGCGTCTAAAATCGATTTGGTTTTAGGTGACGGAAAAGCGAGTTATGTAGATGATAGTCAGGCAACAGATAGTACGGCAGTGCCTGCAGAAACCCCACAAGATGAACAATAA